One Simonsiella muelleri ATCC 29453 DNA window includes the following coding sequences:
- a CDS encoding ATP synthase subunit I — protein MIKLAITQWVVLFLLAIVLYVVWGVHHAVSLLLGGASYAIPTLISVLFLNFLKPYPALAGGGFVLAESLKILLSLILMIGSFFVYPNVYFLSFFTGLLIVSHLIFLLFLKVYRYGSK, from the coding sequence ATGATTAAGTTAGCAATAACGCAATGGGTAGTCCTATTTCTATTAGCTATCGTGCTTTATGTTGTTTGGGGCGTACATCATGCGGTATCGTTGTTGTTGGGGGGTGCATCATATGCGATACCTACTTTGATTTCTGTATTATTTTTAAATTTTTTGAAACCTTATCCTGCGTTAGCAGGCGGTGGATTTGTTCTAGCAGAAAGTTTAAAAATACTATTATCGCTAATCTTAATGATTGGTTCTTTCTTTGTTTATCCGAATGTCTATTTTTTATCCTTTTTTACAGGGTTATTAATTGTCAGTCATTTGATTTTTTTGTTATTTTTGAAGGTTTATCGTTATGGCAGCAAGTGA
- a CDS encoding F0F1 ATP synthase subunit epsilon, whose amino-acid sequence MSTMQVEVVSNEQSIYEGEASFVVVPTVNGELGIYPRHEPVMSLVRPGALRLTMPDGKEEVLVAIAGGVLEVRPHKITVLADVAVRSSEMDEARATAAKKAAEESLAKAQTPGSRAKAEIALEAAIAQLKTLDYIKAHKHK is encoded by the coding sequence ATGAGTACCATGCAAGTTGAAGTGGTCAGTAACGAACAGAGCATTTACGAGGGAGAAGCCAGTTTTGTGGTTGTTCCTACAGTAAATGGCGAGCTTGGTATTTATCCACGACATGAGCCTGTGATGAGTTTGGTTCGCCCTGGTGCATTGCGTTTGACCATGCCCGATGGGAAAGAAGAAGTTTTGGTAGCGATTGCAGGTGGCGTATTGGAAGTGCGTCCCCATAAAATCACAGTATTGGCTGATGTTGCGGTGCGTAGTTCAGAAATGGATGAAGCGCGTGCAACCGCAGCGAAAAAAGCAGCCGAAGAAAGTTTGGCAAAAGCACAAACACCTGGTTCACGTGCTAAAGCTGAAATCGCTTTGGAAGCGGCTATCGCCCAACTCAAAACTTTGGATTATATTAAAGCGCATAAACATAAGTAA
- a CDS encoding F0F1 ATP synthase subunit delta has protein sequence MSEFATVARPYAKALFELAEKNKQVETWLNGLVELAWLIQQAKVADFLEQADWSATQKADELIRLLAESPAVKQAEFRNFVHVVAQEKRLAALPEIYVQYRNFVLSRNNTKQAVIYTAFDIAGEGQRAKIISDLEQHFNTRLQATFKTQPDLIGGVKVEVGDQVLDLSVQGKLKTLYTTMTN, from the coding sequence ATGAGTGAGTTCGCAACTGTTGCCCGTCCTTATGCTAAAGCATTGTTTGAATTAGCTGAAAAAAATAAGCAAGTTGAAACATGGCTGAATGGTCTTGTGGAATTGGCTTGGTTAATACAACAAGCCAAAGTCGCAGATTTCTTGGAACAGGCAGATTGGAGTGCGACACAAAAAGCAGATGAATTAATTCGCCTACTGGCTGAATCTCCAGCCGTTAAACAAGCCGAATTTCGAAATTTTGTTCATGTTGTCGCTCAAGAAAAAAGATTGGCTGCTTTGCCTGAAATTTATGTTCAATATAGAAATTTTGTACTGTCTCGCAATAACACCAAACAAGCTGTTATTTATACTGCGTTTGATATTGCAGGAGAGGGTCAAAGAGCAAAAATTATTAGTGACTTGGAGCAGCATTTTAATACTCGGTTGCAGGCTACATTCAAAACACAGCCCGATTTAATTGGTGGTGTGAAGGTTGAAGTAGGTGATCAAGTATTGGATTTGTCGGTGCAGGGCAAATTAAAAACTCTGTATACGACTATGACAAATTAG
- the atpD gene encoding F0F1 ATP synthase subunit beta, which translates to MSQGKIVQIIGAVVDVEFPRDSIPRVYDALKLVDVDLTLEVQQQLGDGVVRTIAMGSTDGLKRGLAVNNTGAPITVPVGKATLGRIMDVLGNPVDEAGPIGSNETRAIHQPAPKFDELSSATELLETGIKVIDLLCPFAKGGKVGLFGGAGVGKTVNMMELINNIAKAHSGLSVFAGVGERTREGNDFYHEMKDSNVLDKVAMVYGQMNEPPGNRLRVALTGLSMAEHFRDEKDENGKGRDVLFFVDNIYRYTLAGTEVSALLGRMPSAVGYQPTLAEEMGRLQERITSTQTGSITSIQAVYVPADDLTDPSPATTFAHLDATVVLSRDIASLGIYPAVDPLDSTSRQLDPMVLGQEHYDVARGVQSTLQKYKELRDIIAILGMDELSDEDKLTVMRARKIQRFLSQPFHVAEVFTGSPGKYVALRDTIAGFKAILSGEYDHLPEQAFYMVGGIEEAVEKAKTLN; encoded by the coding sequence ATGAGCCAAGGCAAAATCGTACAAATCATTGGTGCGGTAGTTGATGTGGAATTTCCACGCGACTCCATTCCACGCGTTTATGATGCGTTGAAACTGGTTGATGTTGATTTGACACTGGAAGTGCAACAACAATTGGGTGATGGCGTGGTTCGTACCATCGCCATGGGTAGTACCGATGGTTTAAAACGTGGTTTAGCAGTAAATAATACAGGTGCACCAATTACTGTGCCTGTTGGTAAAGCAACTTTGGGTCGCATTATGGATGTATTGGGTAATCCTGTTGATGAAGCAGGTCCGATCGGTTCAAATGAAACGCGTGCGATTCACCAACCCGCTCCAAAATTTGATGAGCTTTCTAGTGCAACAGAATTACTGGAAACAGGCATTAAAGTGATTGATTTACTTTGCCCATTCGCTAAAGGTGGTAAAGTAGGTTTGTTCGGTGGTGCGGGTGTGGGCAAAACCGTTAATATGATGGAATTGATTAATAACATCGCCAAAGCACATAGTGGTTTGTCTGTGTTTGCAGGTGTGGGCGAACGTACTCGTGAAGGTAATGACTTTTATCACGAGATGAAAGATTCCAATGTATTGGATAAAGTAGCGATGGTGTACGGTCAGATGAATGAACCACCTGGTAACCGCTTGCGTGTTGCTTTAACTGGTTTGTCTATGGCGGAGCATTTCCGCGATGAAAAAGATGAAAATGGTAAAGGTCGTGATGTATTGTTCTTTGTGGACAATATTTACCGTTACACATTAGCGGGTACTGAAGTATCTGCATTGTTGGGTCGTATGCCATCTGCGGTGGGTTATCAACCAACGCTGGCTGAAGAAATGGGTCGTTTACAGGAACGTATTACCTCTACCCAAACAGGTTCGATTACTTCTATTCAGGCCGTATATGTACCAGCCGATGACTTGACAGACCCTTCACCAGCAACGACTTTCGCTCACTTAGATGCGACCGTAGTATTAAGTCGTGATATTGCATCGTTGGGTATTTATCCAGCCGTAGATCCATTGGATTCTACTTCACGTCAATTAGACCCGATGGTATTGGGTCAAGAGCATTACGATGTAGCGCGTGGTGTACAGTCTACTTTGCAAAAATACAAAGAATTGCGCGATATTATCGCTATTTTGGGTATGGACGAGTTATCTGATGAAGATAAGTTAACAGTGATGCGTGCACGTAAAATCCAACGTTTCTTGTCTCAACCATTCCATGTGGCTGAAGTGTTTACTGGTTCTCCAGGTAAATATGTCGCGTTGCGTGATACCATTGCTGGCTTTAAAGCGATTCTCTCTGGCGAATACGATCACTTACCTGAACAAGCGTTCTATATGGTAGGCGGTATTGAAGAAGCTGTTGAGAAAGCAAAAACCTTAAACTAA
- a CDS encoding F0F1 ATP synthase subunit B has product MNLNATLIVQVFVFIILVGFTVKYVWPPIAKALDERANKIAEGLAAAERGKSDFEQAEKKVAELLSEGRTQVTELVANAEKRAAQIVEEAKTQAANEAARITAQAKADVETEINRAREVLREQVAVLAVKGAESILRCEIDEKQHAKLLSTLKQEL; this is encoded by the coding sequence GTGAATTTAAATGCAACCTTAATCGTTCAAGTGTTTGTTTTTATTATTTTGGTTGGTTTTACGGTAAAGTATGTATGGCCACCAATTGCAAAAGCACTTGATGAACGTGCTAACAAAATTGCCGAAGGTTTGGCTGCTGCCGAGCGTGGGAAAAGTGATTTTGAACAAGCAGAAAAGAAAGTTGCAGAACTCTTATCCGAAGGTCGCACACAAGTTACTGAATTAGTAGCTAATGCGGAAAAGCGTGCAGCACAGATTGTAGAAGAGGCTAAAACTCAAGCTGCAAATGAAGCTGCTCGCATTACAGCACAAGCCAAAGCTGATGTCGAAACAGAAATTAATCGTGCACGTGAAGTGTTGCGTGAGCAAGTGGCTGTTTTGGCTGTAAAAGGAGCTGAATCTATTTTGCGTTGTGAGATTGATGAAAAACAACACGCGAAATTATTGAGCACTTTAAAGCAGGAGCTGTAA
- the atpA gene encoding F0F1 ATP synthase subunit alpha: MQLNPAEISDLLKAKIENLNTKQEVRTRGTVISVTDGIVRVHGLSDVMQGEMLEFSGNTFGLAMNLERDSVGAVVLGEYEHIKEGDEVKCTGRILEVPVGRELVGRVVNALGQPIDGKGPINTNKTAPIEKIAPGVIARQSVDQPMQTGIKAIDSMVPVGRGQRELIIGDRQTGKTAVALDAIVNQKNTGVICIYVAIGQKASSIANVVRKLEEHGAMGHTIVVAATASEAAALQFIAPYSGCTMGEFFRDIGEDALIVYDDLSKQAVAYRQISLLLRRPPGREAYPGDVFYLHSRLLERAARINAVEVEKLTNGAVKGKTGSLTALPIIETQAGDVSAFVPTNVISITDGQIFLETDLFNSGIRPAINAGISVSRVGGAAQTKVIKKLGGGIRLALAQYRELAAFSQFASDLDEATRKQLQHGEVVTELMKQKQFNTLSTAEMALTLWAINNGSYGDVPVSKALAFEADFLSFVRTQHGELLNAVNASGALSEEHEKTLTEAMKVFKASNNYAS, encoded by the coding sequence ATGCAGCTTAATCCTGCTGAAATCAGTGATTTGCTGAAAGCCAAAATTGAGAACTTGAATACCAAACAGGAAGTTCGTACACGTGGTACGGTTATTTCTGTAACTGATGGTATTGTTCGTGTACATGGCTTGTCAGATGTAATGCAAGGCGAGATGCTGGAATTTTCTGGTAATACTTTCGGCTTGGCGATGAATTTGGAGCGTGATTCGGTTGGTGCTGTGGTTTTAGGCGAATACGAACACATCAAGGAAGGCGACGAAGTAAAATGCACTGGACGTATTTTGGAAGTGCCAGTTGGTCGCGAATTGGTGGGTCGCGTGGTTAATGCACTGGGTCAGCCTATTGATGGTAAAGGTCCAATTAACACAAATAAAACTGCACCTATTGAGAAAATTGCTCCAGGTGTAATTGCTCGTCAGTCTGTTGACCAACCTATGCAAACTGGTATTAAAGCGATTGATTCAATGGTGCCGGTTGGTCGTGGTCAGCGTGAATTAATTATTGGTGACCGTCAAACAGGTAAGACAGCCGTTGCTTTAGATGCCATCGTCAATCAAAAAAATACAGGTGTTATCTGTATTTATGTTGCCATTGGTCAAAAGGCTTCTTCTATTGCAAACGTTGTGCGTAAATTAGAAGAGCATGGTGCAATGGGGCATACGATTGTTGTCGCTGCTACTGCTTCTGAAGCAGCTGCCTTGCAATTTATTGCACCTTATTCAGGCTGCACGATGGGGGAATTCTTCCGTGATATTGGTGAAGATGCTTTAATTGTGTACGATGACTTGTCTAAGCAGGCTGTTGCGTATCGTCAAATTTCTTTGCTGTTACGCCGCCCACCAGGTCGTGAGGCGTATCCGGGTGATGTATTCTACTTGCATTCACGTTTGTTGGAGCGTGCTGCACGCATTAACGCAGTTGAAGTAGAAAAATTAACCAATGGCGCAGTCAAAGGTAAAACAGGTTCATTGACCGCATTGCCGATTATTGAAACCCAAGCTGGCGATGTTTCTGCATTTGTACCAACTAATGTGATTTCTATCACAGACGGTCAGATTTTCTTGGAAACAGATTTGTTTAACTCTGGTATTCGTCCAGCGATTAATGCGGGTATTTCTGTTTCTCGTGTAGGTGGTGCTGCACAAACTAAAGTTATCAAAAAGTTAGGCGGTGGTATCCGTTTAGCTTTGGCACAGTACCGTGAATTGGCAGCGTTTTCGCAATTTGCTTCTGATTTAGATGAAGCAACGCGCAAACAGTTGCAGCATGGTGAGGTGGTAACTGAATTAATGAAACAAAAACAATTTAATACATTAAGTACAGCAGAAATGGCATTGACTTTGTGGGCAATTAATAATGGCTCATATGGTGATGTGCCTGTATCAAAGGCACTGGCTTTTGAGGCAGATTTCTTATCGTTTGTGCGTACTCAACATGGTGAATTGTTGAATGCTGTCAATGCTTCGGGTGCACTATCTGAAGAACATGAAAAAACACTGACAGAAGCTATGAAAGTGTTTAAGGCTTCTAACAACTATGCGTCTTAA
- the atpG gene encoding F0F1 ATP synthase subunit gamma, translating to MAVGKEILTKIRSVQNTQKITKAMQMVSTSKMRKTQERMRLARPYAEKVRSVMNQLAQTHEYHGVKILEQHKNVKRAGFILITTDKGLCGGLNANLLKRFFAKVQEYQSQGVEVDVVCFGGKGLMACQRIGLNVVASVTNLGDTPKMEILLGPLSEFFKRYIDGELDIIHLVYSGFINTMKQEPRSEVLLPIGSNVLNEDLTGEERKFNWDYCYEPDPLTVLEYLVRRYLESVVYQAVSDNMASEQAARMVAMKAATDNAGNAIKELRLVYNKSRQAAITTELSEIVAGAAAV from the coding sequence ATGGCAGTAGGTAAAGAGATTCTTACCAAAATTCGCAGTGTACAAAATACACAAAAAATTACCAAAGCGATGCAAATGGTATCAACCTCTAAAATGCGCAAGACTCAAGAGCGTATGCGCTTGGCTCGTCCTTACGCAGAGAAAGTTCGTTCTGTTATGAACCAGCTGGCGCAAACGCATGAATATCATGGCGTTAAAATCTTGGAGCAACACAAGAATGTGAAGCGTGCTGGCTTTATTTTAATTACCACAGACAAAGGTTTATGTGGTGGTTTGAATGCCAATTTACTGAAAAGATTTTTCGCTAAAGTTCAAGAATATCAAAGTCAAGGCGTTGAAGTTGATGTTGTGTGTTTTGGTGGCAAAGGACTAATGGCTTGCCAAAGAATTGGTTTAAATGTTGTTGCAAGTGTAACAAATTTGGGTGATACCCCTAAAATGGAAATTCTGTTGGGTCCTTTATCTGAATTTTTCAAACGTTACATTGATGGCGAATTAGACATTATTCATTTAGTGTATTCAGGTTTTATCAATACAATGAAGCAAGAGCCACGCTCAGAAGTATTATTGCCAATTGGTTCAAATGTATTGAACGAAGATTTGACCGGTGAAGAACGTAAATTTAACTGGGATTATTGTTATGAGCCTGATCCATTAACTGTGTTGGAATATTTGGTTCGCCGTTATTTAGAATCTGTGGTTTATCAAGCAGTTAGTGATAATATGGCTTCTGAACAAGCTGCTCGTATGGTTGCAATGAAAGCAGCAACCGACAATGCAGGGAATGCTATTAAAGAATTGCGCTTGGTGTATAACAAATCTCGTCAAGCAGCGATTACTACAGAATTGTCAGAAATTGTGGCAGGCGCGGCAGCCGTTTAA
- the atpB gene encoding F0F1 ATP synthase subunit A, with protein sequence MAASEAMNPADYIKHHLQSLTSVADVTHGQGLKNIADFSFFNLDAIFFSIVLGMLGSYFLYRGAKSATAGVPNRFQAAVELLFEFVDDMCKSIIHNDESRKVVAPLGLALFVWIFLMNAMDLLPVDLLPTIWQGMTGQHHALLRVVPTADLNTSLAIAIGVLLICIYYSVKIKGLGGWIHELFTAPFGPWLAPANFILNILEFLSKTVSHGMRLFGNMYAGELVFLLIALLGGGVYASGHIGLIDPFLVIFHLIAGSAWAIFHILIITLQAFIFMALAFVYIGQAHDHH encoded by the coding sequence ATGGCAGCAAGTGAAGCAATGAATCCCGCCGATTATATTAAGCATCATTTACAAAGTTTGACCAGTGTCGCAGATGTAACTCATGGGCAAGGTTTGAAAAATATTGCTGATTTTTCATTTTTTAATCTTGATGCTATTTTCTTTTCCATTGTTTTGGGTATGCTGGGCAGTTATTTTTTGTATCGTGGTGCTAAATCTGCGACTGCTGGCGTGCCTAATCGTTTTCAGGCTGCTGTTGAGTTATTATTTGAATTTGTTGATGATATGTGTAAAAGCATTATTCATAATGATGAGTCGCGCAAAGTGGTTGCCCCATTGGGGCTGGCGCTGTTTGTTTGGATTTTCCTGATGAATGCGATGGATTTGTTGCCGGTTGATTTATTGCCGACAATTTGGCAGGGGATGACAGGTCAGCATCATGCATTGTTGCGTGTTGTGCCAACTGCGGATTTGAATACGTCATTGGCTATTGCGATTGGGGTGTTGCTGATTTGTATTTATTACAGTGTTAAAATTAAGGGTTTAGGTGGCTGGATTCATGAGTTATTCACTGCACCGTTTGGTCCTTGGTTGGCACCTGCTAATTTCATCTTAAATATTCTGGAATTTTTATCTAAAACAGTATCACATGGTATGCGATTGTTTGGTAATATGTATGCGGGTGAGTTGGTATTCTTATTGATCGCATTACTGGGTGGTGGTGTTTATGCATCTGGTCATATTGGTTTGATTGATCCATTTTTGGTTATTTTCCATTTGATTGCAGGTTCGGCTTGGGCGATTTTCCATATTTTAATTATTACATTACAAGCGTTTATTTTTATGGCATTGGCGTTTGTATATATTGGTCAAGCACATGATCATCATTGA
- the atpE gene encoding F0F1 ATP synthase subunit C has product MGLIAIACGLIVALGALGASIGIAMVGSKYLESSARQPELIGPLQTKLFLIAGLIDAAFLIGVAIALLFAFVNPFQG; this is encoded by the coding sequence ATGGGTTTAATTGCTATTGCATGTGGCTTAATTGTGGCATTGGGTGCGTTAGGTGCTTCTATTGGTATCGCGATGGTGGGTTCTAAATATTTAGAGTCTTCTGCACGTCAGCCTGAATTGATTGGTCCATTGCAAACTAAATTGTTCTTGATTGCTGGTTTGATTGATGCGGCATTTTTGATTGGTGTTGCTATTGCCTTGTTGTTCGCGTTCGTTAATCCGTTCCAAGGCTAA